One region of Zingiber officinale cultivar Zhangliang chromosome 7B, Zo_v1.1, whole genome shotgun sequence genomic DNA includes:
- the LOC122004100 gene encoding GATA transcription factor 9-like, with translation MEAPDLFHAGFCRAGAAHCGPEKVGGGGEQFVVEDLLDFSNEEEAAGWGAAAEEEGGSDGAAENLTGSSTVKATDSCCNSLSACDREAVFRRSMADAGLPDDFCEPQYDAMAELTKLEFEWAMSDVSEDSFSSKDLHKLHLISGVNSTASSSSSCTATATALAAACQADQVSTFRPEAPVPGKARSKRSRGAPGNWSSRLLVLSHSAAEAGPSQDSELIAPPAAVASKKPQKKESAGVVTTANNGRRCLHCQTNKTPQWRTGPMGPKTLCNACGVRFKSGRLVPEYRPAASPNFVVSQHSNSHRKVLELRSQKELQQQLAAPTSALYDPPPASLPGGFLIHDPDIRYLI, from the exons ATGGAGGCGCCGGATCTCTTCCACGCTGGTTTCTGCCGCGCTGGGGCCGCGCATTGCGGGCCGGAGAAGGTTGGAGGTGGAGGGGAGCAGTTCGTGGTCGAGGATCTGCTGGATTTCTCCAATGAGGAGGAGGCCGCGGGGTGGGGCGCCGCCGCCGAAGAAGAAGGCGGATCCGATGGCGCCGCTGAAAATTTGACTGGTTCCTCCACCGTCAAGGCCACGGACAGCTGTTGCAACTCCTTGTCCGCTTGTGACCGCGAGGCTGTCTTCCGTCGGAGCATGGCCGACGCCGGCCTCCCAGACGACTTCTGTGAACCG CAGTACGATGCAATGGCGGAGCTGACGAAGCTCGAATTCGAGTGGGCGATGTCCGATGTCTCAGAGGATTCTTTCTCCAGCAAAGACCTGCACAAGCTTCATCTCATCAGCGGTGTCAATTCCACCGCCTCCTCTTCCTCGTCGTGCACCGCCACGGCCACCGCTTTGGCAGCTGCCTGCCAGGCCGACCAAGTGTCCACCTTCCGCCCCGAGGCGCCCGTCCCGGGCAAGGCGCGGAGCAAGCGCTCCCGGGGCGCCCCTGGCAATTGGTCCTCCCGGCTGCTTGTCCTGTCCCACTCGGCCGCTGAGGCTGGGCCGTCACAGGACTCGGAGCTCATCGCGCCACCCGCCGCCGTTGCCTCCAAGAAGCCCCAGAAGAAGGAGTCGGCGGGGGTGGTCACCACTGCCAATAACGGGCGCCGGTGCCTCCACTGCCAGACTAACAAGACGCCGCAGTGGCGGACGGGGCCGATGGGCCCCAAAACACTATGCAACGCCTGCGGCGTCCGCTTCAAGTCTGGCCGCCTCGTCCCGGAGTACCGCCCAGCCGCCAGCCCCAACTTCGTCGTCTCCCAGCACTCCAACTCCCACCGCAAGGTCCTCGAGCTCCGCAGTCAGAAGGAACTCCAGCAGCAACTTGCCGCCCCCACTAGCGCCCTCTACGACCCCCCTCCGGCTTCCCTCCCCGGCGGCTTCTTGATCCACGACCCCGACATCCGGTACCTCATCTAA
- the LOC122007069 gene encoding probable hexosyltransferase MUCI70 codes for MTGASLGLRSLSYGSLQQQLQNGSLLPTQSPPVTVRKPAKMSLSGSREKERILVRVCKFAGRRKVGMLLLLIASVAVLSSNSVLWKDENGSASPDSGMGFTDQVLSFVNPGRLTLDNVRQPFILETDTEFDTTRRSVHESGNLDFSKEFTDPIQNFVNSDRLSINNDKDPDLPAKEPKPDNNTSSMQKSVTTNNVTGLSAPMLPSTPHPCESFSFPPPLADKKRTGPRPCPVCYVPVEHAVLLMPPSPAPSPLLKSLSYISEVNLIANESNGGSVFGGHPSFQERIESFNIKESMTVHCGFAKGMKPGQGTGFDIDETDLLEMEECHDVVVASAIFGNYDIMQQPKNVSDYAKRHACFYMFVDEETETYIKNSSGSVNTKRVGLWRVVVVRNLPYVDARRNGKVPKLLLHRLFPNARFSLWIDGKLELAVDPYQVLERFLWRKNYTFAISRHYKRFDVFEEAEANKAAGKYDNASIDFQIEFYKKEGLTHYSPSKLPITSDVPEGCVIIKEHIPITNLFTCLWFNEVDRFTSRDQISFSTVRDKLMSRVNWTINMFMDCERRNFVVQAYHRDLLEQRKVLTASIFPPPSEATNEPPRKTVPDTRAPPSRKLPPKIPARRGRDKRSGSRRHHPRSAMGKESN; via the exons ATGACTGGAGCGTCATTGGGTCTACGATCTCTGAGTTATGGATCATTGCAGCAACAGCTGCAGAACGGCTCTCTTTTGCCGACTCAGTCGCCGCCGGTCACAGTCCGCAAGCCAGCAAAAATGTCCCTTTCTGGATccagagaaaaggagaggatctTGGTTCGGGTGTGCAAGTTTGCAGGGAGGAGAAAGGTTGGGATGTTGCTCTTGCTCATCGCCTCCGTTGCTGTGCTCTCCTCTAATTCTGTCTTATGGAAAG ATGAAAATGGATCAGCAAGCCCCGACTCTGGCATGGGTTTCACAGACCAAGTATTGAGTTTTGTAAATCCTGGTAGGTTAACGTTAGATAATGTCAGGCAGCCCTTTATTCTAGAAACAGATACCGAGTTTGATACAACTAGGAGATCAGTCCATGAATCCGGAAACCTTGACTTTAGCAAGGAGTTCACAGATCCTATCCAGAATTTTGTAAATTCTGATAGGTTATCCATTAATAATGACAAGGATCCTGATCTTCCAGCAAAAGAACCAAAGCCTGATAACAATACCAGTTCTATGCAAAAATCTGTAACTACCAACAATGTAACTGGGCTTTCTGCTCCCATGCTTCCTTCAACACCACATCCTTGTGAAAGTTTTTCATTTCCTCCACCGCTAGCAGATAAAAAGCGCACTGGTCCACGAC CCTGTCCTGTTTGTTATGTACCTGTAGAGCATGCTGTGCTCCTTATGCCACCTTCACCTGCACCTTCCCCTCTCCTTAAGAGTTTAAGTTACATTTCAGAAGTTAACTTGATTGCCAATGAGTCGAATGGAGGCTCTGTCTTCGGAGGACATCCATCATTTCAGGAGAGGATTGAATCTTTCAATATAAAGGAATCAATGACTGTGCACTGTGG ATTTGCCAAGGGAATGAAACCTGGTCAAGGGACTGGGTTTGACATAGATGAGACTGATCTTCTTGAGATGGAGGAATGTCATGATGTTGTTGTAGCTTCTGCTATTTTTG GAAATTATGATATAATGCAACAACCAAAGAATGTCAGTGACTATGCAAAGAGGCATGCATGCTTTTACATGTTTGTTGACGAAGAAACTGAAACATACATAAAAAATTCTAGTGGCTCAGTCAATACCAAAAGAGTTGGTTTGTGGAGAGTGGTGGTGGTTCGGAACCTTCCTTATGTAGATGCCAGGCGTAATGGAAAG GTTCCAAAGCTCTTGCTACATAGGCTTTTCCCAAATGCCCGATTCTCTCTTTGGATTGATGGAAAACTTGAGCTTGCTGTGGACCCTTATCAAGTTCTTGAGAG attcttgtggcggaagaactaCACTTTTGCTATCTCTCGGCACTACAAGCGCTTTGATGTTTTTGAGGAAGCAGAGGCTAACAAGGCTGCTGGAAAGTATGATAATGCGTCTATAGATTTTCAAATAGAATTTTATAAGAAAGAGGGTCTAACACATTATTCTCCATCCAAGCTTCCCATTACAAGTG ATGTTCCTGAGGGATGTGTGATCATCAAGGAACACATACCTATTACCAATCTATTCACATGTTTGTGGTTCAACGAAGTTGACCGTTTTACCTCTAGGGATCAAATCAGTTTCAGTACCGTCAGGGATAAGCTAATGTCTAGAGTGAATTGGACAATTAACATGTTCATGGACTGTGAAAGGCGCAACTTTGTTGTTCAG GCATACCACAGAGACTTGTTGGAACAACGGAAAGTCCTTACTGCCTCCATTTTTCCGCCACCTTCAGAAGCAACTAACGAGCCCCCTAGAAAAACAGTTCCAGATACAAGAGCTCCTCCGTCAAGGAAGCTGCCCCCCAAGATTCCCGCAAGGCGTGGGAGGGACAAAAGGTCCGGTTCGAGGCGCCATCATCCTAGATCTGCCATGGGAAAAGAAAGCAATTGA